From a region of the Ficedula albicollis isolate OC2 chromosome 1A, FicAlb1.5, whole genome shotgun sequence genome:
- the NOBOX gene encoding homeobox protein NOBOX, whose product MCRSKALEAKTQPSNKDESFEESLRRRTVLCQQHNECQDEKENTLLNTEHFVVDANAAGGHGAGSSVLPAFPSTARQGGVEDNLGTEDSNSSVKKVGEDLGYSTLQAGGSSSQGSIVLDGQHDFASACGQPSDFCGDTRGGLAQEPTGQSGSQEHSESYCPAGTEKDAKKEQTKKASSGVAGAPCRQEEIGPALHPSRDAQNSYKGSSVLKSRGSCDVAKAKKCLPVKKKPRTFYSAEQLEELEKMFQEDHYPDNEKRREIAAVVGVTPQRILVWFQNRRAKWRKLQKLSTKGNRKHPASAQSVPVGTEDYGAPPLPVPPLPDAAGDQPAVLGGDPGAGNSSSLLSTHPASPTSASAPSVAGMVAPCEAQAQSKALPQLHFNSSGVESFPNFPSPPPIRRASLPLSMAFNPYSHIVPLMVDTPSSQCSLASQENGSGEAFSYGVQNQGFSSPVSCPYPEQLEPADNLEATYCQYSSQGGVCQLSQFCHQGHLASNMFSSDHLPPPAPLESHPAFPDLPGNSGAISYGATHDYVQNHTGGPLMPQQQNGNSADIPAYPDVPWSDFYMQGAPFSYQFHSQMPFSSVAGGQYFTEPYLLQVPNGTALESMPQTGKQKEVTPPEQSSYQSYQTEPELAAPTEKEDVESGRKEGETVVETKEDTND is encoded by the exons AGTGCCAGGATGAGAAGGAGAACACGCTGCTGAATACAGAGCACTTTGTGGTGGATGCCAATGCTGCTGGCGGCCATGGTGCAGGGAGCAGTGTGCTACCCGcgttccccagcacagccagacaaGGAGGAGTGGAGGATAACTTGGGAACAGAAGATAGCAACAGCTCTGTTAAGAAGGTGGGAGAAGATTTGGGATACAGCACCCTGCAGGCAGGTGGGTCATCTTCCCAAGGCTCCATAGTCCTTGATGGCCAGCACGACTTTGCCTCGGCATGTGGGCAACCATCGGATTTCTGCGGTGACACGAGGGGTGGATTAGCACAGGAACCCACAGGTCAGTCAGGGTCACAAGAGCACTCTGAGAGTTACTGCCCTGCTGGAACGGAAAAGGATGCAAAGAAGGAACAAACCAAGAAAGCATCCAGTGGAGTtgctggagctccctgcaggcaggaggagattGGCCCGGCCCTTCACCCATCCAGAGATGCTCAGAATTCCTACAAGGGCTCTTCAGTTCTGAAGTCCAGAGGCAGCTGTGATGTGGCCAAGGCAAAAAAATGCTTACCTGTCAAGAAGAAGCCACGCACCTTCTACAGTGCAG AGCAGCtagaagagctggagaagatGTTCCAGGAAGACCACTATCCTGACAATGAGAAGAGGAGGGAGATTGCAGCTGTGGTTGGTGTGACACCACAGCGTATCCTG gTCTGGTTTCAGAATCGTAGGGCAAAGTGGCGGAAGTTGCAAAAGTTGAGTACAAAAGGCAACAGAAAACATCCAGCATCAGCTCAGTCAGTCCCCGTTGGAACAGAGGACTATGG GGCACCTCCTCTACCCGTGCCTCCATTGCCTGATGCTGCTGGAGACCAGCCTGCCGTGCTGGGAGGAGaccctggagctgggaactCCTCCAGCCTGCTCAGCACACACCCTGCATCTCCCACCTCTGCCTCAG CCCCCTCGGTGGCAGGAATGGTGGCACCCTGTGAAGCACAAGCTCAGAGCAAGGCGCTGCCGCAGCTGCACTTCAATTCCAGCGGCGTGGAGAGCTTCCCTAAttttcccagccctcctcccatCCGCAGGGCCAGCCTGCCGCTCAGCATGGCCTTCAACCCGTACAGCCACATTGTTCCCTTGATGGTGGACACGCCCAGCAGCCAGTGCAGCTTGGCCAGTCAGGAAAATGGCTCCGGGGAAGCTTTCTCTTACGGCGTCCAGAATCAAGG cttcagTTCACCAGTTTCCTGCCCTTACCCCGAGCAGCTGGAGCCTGCAGACAACTTGGAGGCCACCTACTGTCAGTACAGCAGCCAGGGGGGAGTCTGTCAGCTCTCCCAGTTCTGTCACCAAGGTCACCTGGCCAGCAATATGTTCTCCAGTGAccaccttcctcctccagcacccCTGGAGTCCCATCCAGCTTTCCCTGACTTACCTGGCAACAGTGGAGCCATAAGCTATGGAGCCACACATGACTATGTACAAAACCACACCGGGGGACCACTCAtgccacagcagcaaaatggTAATTCAG CAGACATCCCTGCCTATCCAGATGTGCCCTGGAGTGATTTCTACATGCAGGGAGCTCCTTTCTCCTATCAATTCCATTCCCAGATGCCTTTTTCTAGTGTGGCTGGAGGACAGTACTTCACAGAGCCATATCTCCTTCAAGTGCCCAATGGAACAGCACTGGAATCCATGCCAcagactggaaaacaaaaggaagtgACACCACCAGAGCAAAGTTCCTACCAGAGCTACCAAACAGAGCCAGAGTTGGCAGCACCCACTGAAAAAGAGGATGTAGAGAGCGgtaggaaggaaggagagactGTTGTTG aAACTAAAGAAGACACCAATGACTGA